A stretch of Octopus bimaculoides isolate UCB-OBI-ISO-001 chromosome 23, ASM119413v2, whole genome shotgun sequence DNA encodes these proteins:
- the LOC106882914 gene encoding myosin-G heavy chain, whose translation MKFHAFSQNCYNSSYHEVEEEEIMCEANDIPRDYTWLELKESDSFWGENLDMVACFCNCQDICSGDCNKYNEIYCTNDYDNNNNNNDNVNNSNCKNTNKFITNSSEDSVSIELNGSNRISHHALTTMSKGHSTPSDAFNSVLLEKNYPVFFYKKSSPVKWGSESTVSPGKPSSVDQSKVTANTQPQRVRHIKQRFQQHHCSHCPKNVETITTAAKTTVTTTTAATTTITTTAAAATTTTTTAAKATALTPKRQSSVLPKTYASDEANIVENRLVKDVTRTNSSSLIKTGTTCVSKRKYVSIVPNNTVPMKSGASDEKLVKSCNSSGDNETFEGGKDVLKKRRIAANARERRRMSSLNVAFDNLRAVVPAHGKMSKYDTLQLAQVYIMKLREILEV comes from the coding sequence atgaaattccatGCTTTTTCACAAAACTGTTATAATTCTTCATATcatgaagtagaagaagaagaaatcatgTGCGAAGCAAACGATATTCCGCGAGATTACACGTGGTTAGAACTCAAAGAATCGGATAGCTTTTGGGGAGAGAACCTCGATATGGTTGCCTGCTTTTGCAACTGCCAAGATATCTGTTCTGGTGACTGCAACAAATACAACGAaatttattgcacaaatgattacgacaacaataacaacaacaatgataacgttaacaacagcaactgcaaaaATACCAATAAATTTATCACGAATAGTTCTGAAGACAGTGTGTCAATAGAACTTAATGGAAGCAACAGAATTAGTCATCATGCTTTGACGACAATGTCTAAAGGACATTCTACTCCGAGTGATGCGTTTAACTCGGtgttattggaaaaaaattatccGGTCTTTTTTTATAAGAAATCTTCCCCGGTTAAATGGGGATCAGAAAGTACGGTTTCTCCTGGTAAACCATCGTCTGTCGACCAATCAAAGGTTACAGCGAATACGCAACCTCAACGAGTTCGTCACATCAAACAACGATTTCAGCAACATCACTGCAGCCATTGCCCAAAAAACGTTGAAACTATAAccacagcagcaaaaacaacagtaacaacaactacagcagcaacgacaacaataacaacaacagcagcagcagcgacgacgacgacgacgactgcaGCAAAGGCAACAGCATTAACACCTAAACGCCAATCTTCAGTTCTTCCAAAGACGTATGCTTCGGATGAAGCTAACATTGTTGAAAATAGGCTCGTCAAGGATGTTACGCGTACAAATTCATCGTCGCTGATCAAGACCGGAACTACATGTGTGAGTAAACGGAAGTATGTAAGTATAGTGCCAAACAATACCGTACCGATGAAATCTGGTGCCAGTGACGAGAAACTAGTTAAGTCTTGCAATTCTTCCGGAGACAACGAAACATTTGAGGGAGGAAAAGACGTGTTGAAAAAGCGTAGAATCGCGGCCAACGCTCGTGAACGACGGCGCATGAGCAGTTTGAATGTGGCTTTCGACAACCTGCGAGCTGTGGTACCGGCTCACGGGAAAATGTCCAAGTATGATACGTTGCAATTGGCGCAGGTTTACATAATGAAACTTCGCGAAATTCTTGAAGTGTGA